A genomic window from Bubalus bubalis isolate 160015118507 breed Murrah chromosome X, NDDB_SH_1, whole genome shotgun sequence includes:
- the TRPC5OS gene encoding LOW QUALITY PROTEIN: putative uncharacterized protein TRPC5OS (The sequence of the model RefSeq protein was modified relative to this genomic sequence to represent the inferred CDS: inserted 2 bases in 1 codon) produces MQRGMASASASVLIDGLIDCVAQLIQIAEELLKLITQELVPCVEQNDGAEEPEVDAFLSEEASLPDLADLLDLXSILTPREDEDLLFDVDQALLEIGELYEQQLDSVNNKLRNG; encoded by the exons ATGCAGAGAGGCATGGCGTCTGCATCAGCCTCTGTACTTATTGATGGACTTATTGACTGTGTAGCCCAGTTAATACAAATAGCTGAAGAGCTTTTAAAGTTGATTACACAAGAACTAGTTCCTTGTGTTGAGCAAAATGATggagcagaagaaccagaagtagatgcttttctttctgagGAAGCTTCACTACCAGACCTTGCTGATCTCCTAGACTT GTCAATACTGACACCAAGAGAAGATGAAGACCTACTTTTTGATGTAGATCAAGCTCTGTTAGAGATAGGTGAATTATATGAACAACAACTTGATAGTGTTAACAACAAATTAAGAAATGGCTAA